Proteins from one Juglans microcarpa x Juglans regia isolate MS1-56 chromosome 1S, Jm3101_v1.0, whole genome shotgun sequence genomic window:
- the LOC121246564 gene encoding cytochrome b561 and DOMON domain-containing protein At3g61750-like, which yields MASLRSWVPKRNFLASFCVSILVLDLNVPALTDDSDNVGGDEVSQLCGTHMSFLPPPYGNLSNLVCKPIWNTFILRYSQSEDHVLNIILSAVYTTGWVGMGFSKDGMMVGSSAMVGWINTKGHARIKQYYLQGSKQGQVIPDKGELPLTGVPASVGLNGEMIYLAFQLKFQTQLARQPTVLAFGSSYPKNSHLSEHEDKTTIMVDFSAGSVSIASTDTGQMKKNHGILGIIGWGLILPIGALVPRYLKHKDPLWYYLHSVFQFVGFCIGLAGVVLGQRLYNIIQADFPKHRGIGIFVLVLSILQILAFFLRPNKEAKIRKSWNVYHHWVGRIALFFGALNIVLGIQIGGAGRDWKIGYGFLLGVIIVAVIVLESMAWMRRSEKTTTMDPSFQINPVE from the exons ATGGCAAGTTTGAGATCTTGGGTTCCGAAAAGAAACTTTCTTGCTAGCTTTTGTGTTTCGATTCTTGTCTTGGACCTGAACGTTCCTGCATTAACCGATGACAGTGATAACGTTGGGGGTGATGAAGTATCGCAGCTTTGTGGGACACATATGAGCTTCCTTCCTCCGCCGTACGGAAATTTATCGAATTTGGTCTGCAAGCCTATTTGGAATACCTTTATCTTGAGG TACTCCCAGAGTGAAGATCATGTTCTGAACATTATATTATCAGCTGTATACACCACTGGGTGGGTGGGAATGGGATTTTCCAAAGATGGAATGATGGTTGGTTCCAGTGCCATGGTTGGATGGATTAATACAAAGGGTCATGCAAGAATCAAGCAATACTATTTGCAAGGTTCCAAGCAAGGGCAAGTCATACCAGATAAAGGTGAATTGCCACTCACTGGTGTTCCTGCTTCTGTGGGGCTCAATGGGGAAATGATTTACTTGGCATTTCAGTTGAAATTTCAAACTCAACTTGCTCGCCAGCCCACTGTCTTGGCTTTTGGAAGCTCATATCCAAAGAACTCCCACCTATCCGAGCATGAGGATAAAACAACCATCATGGTTGACTTCTCGGCAG GTTCAGTGTCCATTGCATCCACTGATACTGGCCAGATGAAGAAGAATCATGGGATATTGGGTATAATCGGATGGGGTCTGATCCTTCCTATTGGGGCACTTGTCCCCAGATACTTGAAGCATAAGGACCCTCTATGGTACTACCTTCATTCTGTTTTTCAATTTGTGGGGTTTTGCATTGGCCTTGCCGGCGTGGTACTTGGACAACGACTTTATAACATAATACAAGCCGATTTTCCAAAGCACAGAGGCATCGGAATCTTTGTTCTTGTACTCAGTATTCTTCAG ATTCTGGCATTCTTTCTACGGCCAAACAAGGAGGCCAAGATCCGCAAGTCATGGAATGTGTACCACCATTGGGTTGGGAGGATTGCCCTCTTCTTTGGAGCTTTGAACATTGTGTTGGGAATCCAAATTGGAGGTGCAGGGAGAGATTGGAAAATAGGCTACGGATTTCTTCTGGGTGTTATTATTGTTGCAGTCATTGTTCTGGAATCAATGGCATGGATGAGAAGGTCAGAGAAGACAACTACCATGGATCCATCCTTCCAAATCAATCCAGTTGAATAA
- the LOC121247258 gene encoding probable F-box protein At3g61730, whose translation MGKRLQSAVLQPDRVEKRLRRTKPICSCSSPRPPFLTAHSSFSWFEEDVWSEIAKFMDGRSLVMLALTSKWFHRMIMEDSIWKFVCLRDLQVQAPDHVAFKWFKIYTSSFDGSHSYTFRQQGKHIDWMRIGAFFLESSVALLTDRLNLPAKIPKDDATERMLQSYDCCLLDNVKSGIWIADLQLVRCPVCDLNTCDGTMQTLDARHIELFLCEGFQNGSWEYELIGSHDVKERVDGASGAIFDVKHLEDRTSGAVFDLKSWAGKPNDWQPKATITLHAVAVNTNLQENEGLHIKYHAMRAGADGQVVSIRISQQLL comes from the exons ATGGGAAAGCGACTTCAAAGTGCTGTTCTGCAGCCTGACCGAGTGGAGAAGCGCTTGCGACGAACCAAGCCGATCTGCTCTTGCAGCTCTCCTCGTCCACCTTTTCTCACTGCTCACTCCTCTTTCTCCtg GTTCGAAGAAGACGTATGGTCGGAGATCGCGAAGTTTATGGACGGAAGGTCTTTGGTGATGCTCGCCTTAACGAGCAAATGGTTCCACCGTATGATCATGGAAGATAGCATATGGAAGTTCGTTTGCCTGCGTGATCTACAGGTCCAGGCTCCTGACCACGTGGCATTCAAGTGGTTCAAAATTTACACTTCATCCTTTG ATGGAAGTCACTCTTACACGTTCCGCCAGCAGGGGAAGCATATTG ACTGGATGCGTATTGGTGCTTTTTTTCTCGAATCTTCAGTGGCACTGCTCACGGACAGGCTCAATTTGCCAGCCAAAATCCCAAAAGATGATGCTACAGAGAGGATGTTGCAGTCTTATGACTGTTGTTTGTTAGACAATGTGAAATCCGGGATCTGGATAGCTG ATCTCCAGCTTGTCCGATGCCCTGTCTGTGACCTCAATACATGCGATG GAACAATGCAGACATTAGATGCAAGGCATATAGAGCTGTTCCTCTGCGAAGGGTTTCAAAATGGAAGCTGGGAATATGAGCTTATTGGATCTCATGATGTCAAAGAGCGAGTTGATGGAGCTTCTGGAGCCATTTTTGACGTCAAACACCTCGAGGACCGCACATCCGGAG CGGTCTTTGATCTCAAGTCATGGGCTGGAAAACCCAATGATTGGCAGCCGAAGGCTACGATCACCCTCCATGCAGTTGCAGTCAACACCAATTTACAAGAAAACGAAG GACTTCACATCAAATACCACGCCATGAGAGCAGGAGCCGATGGACAAGTCGTTTCTATTAGAATCTCTCAGCAGCTCCTGTAA